Genomic window (Cellulosilyticum lentocellum DSM 5427):
TAGATATATATTTAATTTCTTGCCATTTTGTACAACCATCTACTGCTGCTGCTTCATATAATTCAGATGGTATAGTTTGCAAAGCGCCAAAGAACATAATAAAGTTCATACCATAATAACGCCAAATACTAATAGAAGCTATAGATGGATTAACTAAGTTTAACTGCTGTAACCATTGTGGCCCATCTATTCCTATGTAGGCTAACAGTGTATTTAATGTACCTGAGTTATTAAAGAAGATAATAAAAATCGTAGATACAATAACACCATTAAGTAAATAAGGAATAATTAAAATAGATTTAAATACATTAAGTCCACGGAATTTTCCGTTTACTACAATCGCCAAACCGAATGCAAAAATCAGTTGTGGTATAGCTACAACCATGTACCAAAGACAATTTTTGAATACTTTAAGATATTGTGGATCTGTAAAAATACGTTGGTAGTTTTTTAGCCCGATAAATTTAGGGGTACCTACCCCCTTATAGTTCGTAAGACTCCAGTAGAAATTGGTGAATATTGGAATATACGAAAAAATCAAGAGGTGGATAACGGGTATAATTAAAAATGTAAATATAATGATTCTGCTATTCTTATCCTGTCTCATTTTTGGCTCCTTCCCTGCTAAAAATATATAACATTAAAGAGGGGGGAGGCATCCTCCCTCCTCTTTAATGTTACTTAACTTATGCAGTCAACTAAGAATTTCTATTCTTGCCAAGATACTCCTAATTCATCTCTATATTCAACATAAGCTTTATTTTGTGCTTCTACTTGTTTGTTGTATGCTGTCCAATCATCTGGTTTTGTTACGTCTAATGCATCAAATAATAAACCTGCATATTTATAATCTGCCCATAAGTTTGCTTCTGTTAATACATTTTGGTTATTGATTGTGTTTTGAGTTTGTGCTGGTTGCATCATTGCTATAGCTTCACCAGATTCTACCATTTGATCGATAATGCTATAAAGTTCTGGTACTACAGGAGTAACACCTTTTTTGTTTGCAATGTATCCACTGTCTGCTATAAATTGTGCATCTTCAGATACATACTCAATAAATGCTCTTGCTGCTTCTTTGTTTTTAGAGAATTTGCTGATAGCCCAGTTATCTGCTGGTGCTGCTAATACATAACGACCACTTCCAAAGTCAGGAGCTGGTGCGAATTTAATGATAGAAGGATCTGTTCCTGCTGGTACACGACCTTGAATTTGAGGCACTACCCAAGAACCGAATAACATCATAGCTGCTTTACCATAAGCTACAGAGTCCATTGCAACACCAAAGTCTGTATAAACTTCTGGTTCAAAGAAACCTTTTGCTTTCCACTCTGTATACATTTTAATTGTTTTTCCAACTGGTTCTGTTTCACTAAATGGTGTATCACTCTTTAACATTGATTCGAATGCATTTGGAACACCAGATACATAAGCTGCAAAGTCATTAAGAGTAGCTAAAGGCCAGTTTTCAACTCTATGTATAGAAATTGGTGTGATGCCTGCTGCACGAATTTTTTCACACATTTCTTCAAATTCAGCTTGTGTTGCTGGAATAGCATCATAACCTACTGATTTTAATACTTCTTCATTATATACTACAGCTTGGTTATATGCTTTACCTGGCATGATACTAAAGATGTTTTTCTCATCATTAGGCATTGCATATGCATAGTCACCATATAACTCTGCTGCTTCTTCAACTGTACAATATGGTTCTGTGTAAGCAGCCCATTGCTCTAAACTCCAGTTAGGAGCTGTGAAAACATCAACACTGTCATCTTCAACTTTAAATAAAGGCTCAATTTCACTTTCATTAGTAATTACATTTAATTCAACATTAATACCTGTTTCTTGTGTGAATTTCTCAGCTAAATGTTTTAAGATAGCTGTAGATTCATCACGGTAAGTATTACCTGCATCATCTTTCTTTTCTTCTCCTAGAACTCTATTTCCCCCGTGAGTATAAACACTGATAGTTGTTCCTGCAAGAGAAGAGGTATCTTTTTCTGCTTCAGCTGATGCGCTTGGAGCTGTGGAAGGTGATGCTGCTGGTTCGTCAGTTTTTGTTTGGTTGCCACCACAACCTGCAAGTAAAGATGATGCCATAGCTGTCGTTAACAATAAGGTAAATAATTTCTTTTTCATAATTTCCCTCCTGAAGTTAATTTTTTAATTTTTTTAACTTAATATTATTTTAAATCACTTTGTTTATTTAGTCATCACCTTTTCTTGCAATTTATATCACTATATTGATTTTTTTATATTAAATATTAATTTTTTATATTAGTTCGTTTATTTTTTTGTCTATTTTAACCACCCTAAAATTGTATTTACTGAATTTTAGCTTATACTTTTACATTAATAAAACTAAATCTATATTTTTTAGCTTATTTTAATTTGAAACTATACTTGATACGACATAATAAAGTAAAAATAGCAAAAAATAAGGATAGCTCCTAGGAGCTATCCTTATTTTACTTTATTCGTTTTTACCGCAACAAGCTTTATATTTTTTACCACTACCACATGGGCAAAGATCATTTCTTCCAACTTTTTCTTTTTTAACTATAGGTTTTGCACCTAAGCTATCATCTTGGTGATTAACAGCTACTGGTTCTGCCACACGCTCACGCTTAATCTCTACGTTTTCTCTAATTCTTACGTGATATAGTGCTCTTACTGTCTCTAATTTAATATTTTCTGTCATTTCCTCGAAAATATCAAAGCTTTGGAAGCGATATTCTACAAGTGGATCTCTCTGACCATATGCTTGAAGGTTAACACCTTGTTTCATTTGATCCATATTGTCTAAATGATCCATCCATTTTTGATCGATTACTTTAAGTAAAATAACACGTTCAATTTCTCTTAATTGTTCGCCTATTTCTTCTTCTTTAGCATTATATAATCTTTCTGCTTCTTCATATAATCTTTCTTTTAACGCAAGCGCAGTAAGACCTTGTTGTTCTTCTTTAGTATAATTCACATTTTCTACTGGTATAACACTGCGTAAATGCTCAAGCATAGCTGGAAGATTCCATTCTTCTGCATATTCAATACCATGAGTTGCGTTGTCTACAATTGTGCTAATAACATCTTTAGCCATGGTTACAATGTTATCACGTAAGTTTTCATTTTTGAGTACTTTATAACGTTCACCATAAACGATTTCTCTTTGTTCATTCATGATTTTATCATATTCTAATAAATGCTTACGTACACCAAAGTTATTTCCTTCAACTTTCTTTTGAGCACGCTCAATAGCAGAAGAAAGAATTTTATGTTCAATTGGCTCATCATCTGGAAGACCAAGTGCATCAAACATTTTGAGTGTTGATTCTGGTGTAAATAATCTCATTAAATCATCTTCAAGTGCAAGGTAAAATCTAGATTCACCAGGATCACCTTGACGTCCTGAACGTCCACGAAGCTGATTATCAATACGTCTTGATTCATGGCGTTCTGTACCAATAATCTTAAGACCACCTAAGGCTTGCACACCTTCTTCAAGCTGAATATCTGTACCACGACCAGCCATGTTTGTAGCAATGGTAACAGCACCTTTTTTACCTGCTAAAGCAATAATTTCAGCTTCTTTTGCATGATACTTGGCATTAAGTACTTGGTGTGGTACCCCCTCACGTTTAAGTAATTTACTTAAAAGCTCTGAAGTATCAATGGTTACAGTACCAACAAGTACTGGTTGCCCTTTAGCATGAGATGCTTTAATGTCTTCAATAACAGCTTTAAACTTAGCATCCTCTTTCTTAAATACGATATCTGGATGATCTTTACGTAAGACAGGCATATTAGTTGGAATAACAATAACATCCATACCATAAATATCTCTAAACTCAGCTTCTTCTGTAAGAGCTGTACCTGTCATACCTGATTTCTTAGCATATTTATTGAAGTAGTTTTGGAAGGTAATAGTAGCAAGTGTTTGACTTTCTTTTCTAACTTCTACGCCTTCTTTTGCTTCAATAGCTTGGTGAAGACCATCTGAGTAACGACGTCCATCCATTAGACGTCCTGTAAATTCATCAACGATAATAATTTCACCTTTTTCGTTAATGATATAGTCTTTTTCTCTATGCATTAAGTTGTGAGCTTTGAGGGCAATATTGATGTGATGTTGAATTTCCATATTCTCTGGATCTGCTAGGTTATCTAGTCCAAAATACTGTTCTGCTTTTTTCACACCATCCTGAGTAAGGGTTACCGTCTTTTGTTTCTCATCTACAACGAAATCCCCTTCTTCTTCAATCTCTTCTCTCATAAGATTACTCATAGCAGATTCTTCTCCTAAGAGACGCCCTTTTGTTAAGCGACGTACAAATACGTCAGCTGATGTGTAAAGCTTAGTAGATTTAGAACCTTGTCCTGAAATAATAAGTGGTGTTCTAGCTTCATCGATAAGAACAGAGTCAACCTCATCTATTACCGCAAAGTTAAGGTCTCTTTGTACCATTTCCTCTGCATAAATAACCATATTATCACGTAGATAATCGAAACCAAACTCATTATTAGTTCCATAAGTAATATCGTTGTTATAAGCTTCACGCCTAGCATCATTTTTCATATCACTAAGGATACATCCTACTGAAAGTCCTAAGAAATTATGCACTTGTCCAATTTCCTGTGAGTCACGTTGCGCTAAGTAATCGTTAACAGTAACAACGTGTACCCCTTTACCTTCAAGTGCATTTAAATAAGCAGGAAGCATACCTACTAAAGTCTTACCTTCACCAGTTCTCATCTCTGCTATACGCCCATTGTGAAGGATAATACCACCCATGATTTGTACACGGAAGTGCTTTTTACCAAGTACACGCCAGCTAGCTTCTCTACATACAGCATAAGCTTCTGGTAAAATGTCATCTAAGGTTTCACCTTTTTCTAAACGCTCTTTAAACTCTACAGTCTTGTGCTTTAATTCATCATCTGAAAGCTTTTGCATAGCTTCATCATACGATTCTACTTTCGCAACGATAGGTTCAATTCTTTTAAGCTCTCTTTGGGAGTGAGTCCCAAAAATTTTATCTATTATCTTCAAACTATTCACCCTCTTTATCTTTATATGTATGTTAAGTATTTCTATCCGCCTTTTTCTTTCTATTCAAACATCAGCCTTAAGTATAACAAATATTAAATTGCATTACAACTAGGTGCTTAATCCAATTATACCCATTATATTAGCTTTAAACGCACTTCTTTTCAAGTTTTACGTTTAAAGTGTTTATATTATCTAACTTGCATACAAAAAAGGGTGTAAGAGCAAGCTTTAGCTCTTACACCCCTTAGCTACCATTTTTATTCTAATACAGGTTCGATAAGACCATATGTGCCATTTTTTCTCTTGTAAACCACATTAACTTCTTCTGTTTCACCATCTAAGTATACAAAGAAATTATGTCCAACTAATTCCATTTGAAGTACTGCTTCCTCTGCACTCATAGGCTTAATAGCAAATTTCTTTGTTTTTTCAATTTTGAGTGTTACTCCATCATTTTCATCTTCTTCTAAGAAACTTGGTGTGAACTCACTAACTGTATTTCTATGTTTATCTCTTAATCTATTCTTATACTTATTGATTTGCTTTTCTATTACTGCTACGGCATCATCCATAATATTGTACATATTCTTGCCTTCAACTTCTGCTCTTAGTACTGAGCCGTTAAAAGGAATAGTAATCTCAATAATATGACTTAATTTTTCTACACTAAGTGTAATTTGAGCCATAACACTATCATTAAAATATTTATCTAATTTAACGATTTTCTCCTCCACTGCATTTTCTAGTGCTGCTGTTAGTTCTATGTTTTTTCCACTAATGTTGTATTTCATATTGCATCTCTCCTTTCAACTCTATGAAGTCTCTGTCTTTAATATCATAGGGTTATACTATAATTATTCTACACATGATGCGCTTTTCCTCTTTTTTATAGTATATTTTTAAATTTAGTTTAAAATTCCAATATAAATTTAGTATGAATTAAAATGAGATGCTCTATAATTATTTGTTATAAAGCTTTGTAAAAATAAAAGGTGACGATTTTCTAGATTAAAATCGTCACCTTTTCAATCTGATCTATGAAAATGGTGCGTATTACACCTTCTTATGCTTGTAAAAATTGGCCAATTGCTTTTTTATATTTATTCATAACTAGTAGTGTGACAGGAATACCCATTACCATAACGACTATAAATTCACCAAGGCCTACACTTGCCATGGATGAAATTAGCGCTACTACTGCCCCGTGTTCACTTGGCAGACTAAAGCCTGCGAAGTAAAGCATTGCACCTACAATAATGGCATTAAATACTACTGGCCAGATAGAAGCAACCCAAATACCTTTCTTACTACCCTTGAAGATTTTAGCTGTGTAGCTGATAGCACCTACGCTTATTAAAGTTGCTAAAGTACCAAAGATACAATCCAGCACAGGTGTTGGTGAAAATAAAAGATTAGCTAAAAAGCATCCTAAAGTTAAACCAATTGTAGCAAGCGGATTGAAATAAGCTAAAAATACCATAATCTCTGATAAACGTAGCTGAAGTGGTGTAAAGCTAATAGTCATAAATAATCCTGTTAATGCGGCATAAATAGCTGCTACTAAAGCTATTTGCACAAGCTGTTTGGTAGTAATCTTTGTTTTCATCATTTTGATTTCCCCTTTTTAAAATAAATTTAGCCGAGGTAAATGATTAATAGATTATTCTTACAAATAAAAAATCGTAGGAATAAGTTCCTACGATAAATGTATTGCAAGCGGTGCATCAAAAGACAGAGCTTTCTTTAAGAAAACTCTATCTCACCGTTTGTTAATCTTATTATTTACCGTAGTTTTGTTTAAAGACAGGAGGCTTTCGAACTGTCTGCATATTATTACTAGCTTAATTATTATACTCTCTTCCTCTTCATTTTTCAAGCTAGTTGCCCTCTAAGAATAACTGCTGTTCTTTATTCATTATTAATTATTAATTGTTCTTTAGCTGTTTCCGATTTTTCACTTCTCACATGCATATACTCAGCTGTTATTACAGCAGCCAAAATCAGAGTAGCTCCTATAATCATTTGAAGTGTTAATGCTTCTTTTAAAATAAGTACAGATAATGCTGTCCCAAATACAGATTCCATACATAAAATAATAGCTGCTCTTGAAGCTGAAGTATATTTTTGCCCTATCGTTTGGCAAAGAAACGCACAAAAGCTACTAAATACACCTAAATAAACAACAGGTATAGCCATTTCCATAGTAATGGCCTTAGGCGGCTCTTCAAATAATAAGGCACAAATAAAGCCTAAAACGCAGCAAGTAATCATTTGTAAAATAGCTAATACAATGGCATCCATTTTATCTGCATACTGACCTAATACAGTAATGTGAGCTGCGAAAAATACGGCACATAAAATGCCTAAAAGCTCTCCAACACCAATGCTAAAACCTGCTTCTTGATTTAAATTTAAAAAACCAAAGCCAACTACAGCAATTAATCCTGCTATAAGGTTGTATTTTTTAATATGTTGTTTAAATACAACAAAAGTAAGAAAAGGAACAATAATAACATTTAATGCAGTTAAAAAGGATAATTTTCCTACACTAATATAAAGAGCTCCCACTGTTTGAAAGGTAAAACCTAAAAATAAAAAGGTACCAATCATACAGCCAGGTAAGAGGTCCTCTTTTTTAATCGCTTTAAATTTCTTCCAAAATAATATAATCATCAAAACACTTGCGATAGCAAAACGAATCGCTATCATATAAAAAGGTGATAAGGTATCTAGAGATTTAGATACACCTATAAACCCTCCACCCCATACAATTGCTGTTATTAAAAGGAGTAAATCTCCTATGCCTTTAGGTATATTCTTTGTATTAGTCATCGCCTGTCATCCTCCATTATTTATGTACATATACTTAAATAATATAATTCATTTACTTTATTTATAAAAGTTTTATTTTTCAATTTTTGTGCATTCTCCATATTATTGTCGTTTTTTTACATATTATGTCGTGTATTTTTTTACCATTTATATAATTCGCACTAAAACCCTCACTTATTTTGATGTTATTTTAAATTATTCTCAACCTTATGATATAATATTTTAAAAGGGGTGATTAATATGAATCATTTTAAACTTTCTCAGTTAAAGCTAAGCCGCAAACTTATGCTCATGTTTGTGCTAGTTAGCTTAATTCCGATGGTACTCATGGGGATATTCTCTACTTCTAGTGCCAAACAATCGCTTACCGACCTTCAGGAACTTTTACTTAATAAGCAACTCAGTACTAATATTCAAGTAGCAAACCGTTATTTATATAATGCTTATGGAGATATTGCTCTTAAGGATAATGTTCTAGTTACTTCTTCTGGTGAGCCTATTACGTCTGAAGATGAAATGATCGAAACTTTAGGAGAAGACTTAGATGTATATGCTACTTTATTTGTCAAAAATAGTGAAGGTTTCATGCGAGTAAATACTAATGTATTAAATGAGCAAGGTGAAAAAGCAATCAATACCTATTTAGATACTTCTAGTGCTGCTTATAGTACAGTGAATAGTGGTGAAGAATATGTCGGCTATGCAAAGATATTAGATGAGAATTACTTTACTATTTATGAACCTCTAAAAGATTCTAATGGTACTATAATTGGTATCCTTTTTCTAGGTGTTGCAACTAAAGATTCTTTGGCTGTCATTAGCAGTAGTATCCAATCTTCTACTTTATCCATTGCTATCGGTATTATATTTACCTGTTTATTAGGTCTTATTATTGCAATTCTTCTATCTAGATCTATTACAAAACCTATTCAAATTGTCATTAATCATGCTAAGAAAATTGCTAGTTATGAAATTGGCGAAAGCTTACCTGATACATATATCACACGCCCAGATGAAGTCGGTGATTTAGCACGGGCAACAATAGATATTCAAGATAACCTAAAAAATATGGTTCAAGAAATTAAAGGTGTTTCTAAAATGGTAGCTGACTCTTCTACTCAGCTTAGTGTCAACTCTTCTGAAACCTCTGTTGCTACTGATGAAATTGCACGTTCTACTACAGAAATTGCTCAAGGTGCTTCAGACCAAGCTAGTAGCACCACTGAAGGTTTAAATAAACTTAAAGATTTAGGAGATTTATTGGACCAAGATAGCCACAGTGTTGATGCTCTTAATGAACTCTCTGAAAAGATTTCTGCCCTTACTACTACTGGCTTAAGTATTATTGAAACCCTGACTGCTAAGACTAGCGAAAGTAATGCTCATGTTTCCGATGTATATGCTAGCATCATGAAAACTAACGAAAGCTCTTCTCAGATTGGTGAAGTTAGTAATTTAATTACCAGTATTTCTTCTCAGACGAATTTACTAGCCCTTAATGCTTCGATTGAAGCAGCCAGAGCTGGTGAACACGGCCGCGGCTTTGCTGTAGTTGCTGAAGAAATTCGTAAATTAGCAGAACAAACAGCTGCCTCTACAAAAATGATTGATGCCTTGGTAGTCACTCTTCAAGCTGATGCTAGTAATGCTGTAGCCACTACTAGCAAAGTAAAAGAAACCCTGGCTATTCAATCAGAAAGTGTTATCACTACAGAAACTAAATATAAAGAAATCGCTAATGCCATTCAGGAATCTACAAAAATGGCTGAACTCCTACATCATTCTAGCGAGCTACTAACTACTAAGAAAAATGAACTTTATGAAACCATGCATGATCTAGCTTTGGTAGCTCAATCTAATGCCGCTGCCACTGAGGAAGCATCTGCCTGTATAGAAGAACAATCTGCTTCTATTCTAGAATTACTTAACTCTAGTAAGACCCTAGCTGAACTTTCTCACTCTCTCCATAAATTAATTGAACGATTCAAACTTTAAATCAAGAGCTGTTGCATTAAGTGCAACAGCTTCTTTCTTTTCCTCCATATATCTATCTCATACCATTTAGTACAAAAAATCCTACATTATGTCGTAGAGTACTTTAAATTCATTTAATTTATGGCAATATTAAATCACAATCATCAACTTATTACATAGGAGGAAAAAATATGAATAAAAAAGCAAAAAAACTGGGATTATTCACTGCTGCTCTATTAACTGCTACTAGTTCCATGCCTCTTAGCTTATATACCAATATCAATCCTACCAATATTTATGCTTCTACCTTAAGTGACACTTCTTTTAATTTCGACTTTGAAACAGATGAAGAAGGTTGGGGGCCTAGAGGCGATGAAACAGTTGCTATTGCTACAGATGCAGCTTACAAAGGTAGTCAAAGCTTAAAGGTTACTAGTAGAAAAAGTAGTTGGAATGGACCTTCTTGCAATATTACTAGTCTTCTTCAGGAAGGAAAAACCTATCGCTTCTCAGCTTGGGTTATGTACAATGATACCACTGCTAGTAATACCCAAACCCTAACACTATCACTAGCTTGTACACCTACAGGCAGCAGCGAAACTTATAAGAATATTGTTTCTAAAAGTGCCACAAAAGGTAACTGGACATTATTAGAGGGTACCTATACTTACACAGGTGGTATGGATGCTGTTAAACTCTATGTTGAAGGCGGTACCATGGATTTCTATATAGATAATGTTACTGTCCAGGCCTTAGAGGATGCTAAGATTGAAACAGATATTCCTTCTATTAAAGAAGCTTATAATAGTTATTTTAAATTTGGTACTGCTATTACTGCTAATACTTTAAGCCAATCTAACAAAGATTTAATCTTAAAGCATTTTGATAGTTTAACTTGTGGCAATGAAATGAAACCTGATGCCATTTTGGACCACGGGGCAACGGTTGCTTATATGGAAGCTACTGGAGATCAAACTTCTCCTCAAATTTCCTTAACTCAAGCTGCTCCTATTCTTAACTTTGCAAGAGATAATCATATTCCAATGCGTGGTCACGTTCTCGTTTGGCATGCACAAACACCTCGTTGGTTCTTTGCTGAGAACTACTCTACTAATAGCAATGCCCCTTTAGTATCTAAAGAGGTTATGCTTCAGAGATTAGAAAATTATATTAAAACTGTATTTGAAACATTAGAAGCTAAATATCCAGATATAGAGTTCTATAGTTGGGACGTTGTTAATGAAGCCATTGACCCAAGTACCTCTAACGGTTATAGAAATCCTGGTACTGTAGCTAGTACCACTACTTCTTTATGGATGCAGGTAATAGGTGAAGACTTTATTCCAAAAGCTTTTGAATATGCTCGTAAATACGCGCCTAGCGGCACTTTATTAGCTTACAATGACTATAACGAGTGTGAATCTGGTAAAAGTAAGTATATTTATGAACTCTGCAAAAAACTAGTTGCTAATGGTACCTTAGATGTGATTGGTATGCAACAACATAATAATATGTATAGTCCAAGTGTAAGTGAATTTGAAACAGCTGTAAGAAAATATGCTTCTTTAGGTGTTAAAATAGAAGTTACTGAATTAGACATTACAACAACAGACCTTTCTACCTCTGGCTTTACAGCTCAAGGCACAAGATATAAAGCCTTTATGGATGTGCTTAAAAA
Coding sequences:
- a CDS encoding carbohydrate ABC transporter permease → MRQDKNSRIIIFTFLIIPVIHLLIFSYIPIFTNFYWSLTNYKGVGTPKFIGLKNYQRIFTDPQYLKVFKNCLWYMVVAIPQLIFAFGLAIVVNGKFRGLNVFKSILIIPYLLNGVIVSTIFIIFFNNSGTLNTLLAYIGIDGPQWLQQLNLVNPSIASISIWRYYGMNFIMFFGALQTIPSELYEAAAVDGCTKWQEIKYISIPFIKNVLFINILLSISGSIQVFEIPYIMMNGSNGTVTPVIQIQQSAFSDSRLGFAAALSVVVFFVVVLAVLLQNIVTKRGEE
- a CDS encoding ABC transporter substrate-binding protein, which translates into the protein MKKKLFTLLLTTAMASSLLAGCGGNQTKTDEPAASPSTAPSASAEAEKDTSSLAGTTISVYTHGGNRVLGEEKKDDAGNTYRDESTAILKHLAEKFTQETGINVELNVITNESEIEPLFKVEDDSVDVFTAPNWSLEQWAAYTEPYCTVEEAAELYGDYAYAMPNDEKNIFSIMPGKAYNQAVVYNEEVLKSVGYDAIPATQAEFEEMCEKIRAAGITPISIHRVENWPLATLNDFAAYVSGVPNAFESMLKSDTPFSETEPVGKTIKMYTEWKAKGFFEPEVYTDFGVAMDSVAYGKAAMMLFGSWVVPQIQGRVPAGTDPSIIKFAPAPDFGSGRYVLAAPADNWAISKFSKNKEAARAFIEYVSEDAQFIADSGYIANKKGVTPVVPELYSIIDQMVESGEAIAMMQPAQTQNTINNQNVLTEANLWADYKYAGLLFDALDVTKPDDWTAYNKQVEAQNKAYVEYRDELGVSWQE
- the secA gene encoding preprotein translocase subunit SecA, which produces MKIIDKIFGTHSQRELKRIEPIVAKVESYDEAMQKLSDDELKHKTVEFKERLEKGETLDDILPEAYAVCREASWRVLGKKHFRVQIMGGIILHNGRIAEMRTGEGKTLVGMLPAYLNALEGKGVHVVTVNDYLAQRDSQEIGQVHNFLGLSVGCILSDMKNDARREAYNNDITYGTNNEFGFDYLRDNMVIYAEEMVQRDLNFAVIDEVDSVLIDEARTPLIISGQGSKSTKLYTSADVFVRRLTKGRLLGEESAMSNLMREEIEEEGDFVVDEKQKTVTLTQDGVKKAEQYFGLDNLADPENMEIQHHINIALKAHNLMHREKDYIINEKGEIIIVDEFTGRLMDGRRYSDGLHQAIEAKEGVEVRKESQTLATITFQNYFNKYAKKSGMTGTALTEEAEFRDIYGMDVIVIPTNMPVLRKDHPDIVFKKEDAKFKAVIEDIKASHAKGQPVLVGTVTIDTSELLSKLLKREGVPHQVLNAKYHAKEAEIIALAGKKGAVTIATNMAGRGTDIQLEEGVQALGGLKIIGTERHESRRIDNQLRGRSGRQGDPGESRFYLALEDDLMRLFTPESTLKMFDALGLPDDEPIEHKILSSAIERAQKKVEGNNFGVRKHLLEYDKIMNEQREIVYGERYKVLKNENLRDNIVTMAKDVISTIVDNATHGIEYAEEWNLPAMLEHLRSVIPVENVNYTKEEQQGLTALALKERLYEEAERLYNAKEEEIGEQLREIERVILLKVIDQKWMDHLDNMDQMKQGVNLQAYGQRDPLVEYRFQSFDIFEEMTENIKLETVRALYHVRIRENVEIKRERVAEPVAVNHQDDSLGAKPIVKKEKVGRNDLCPCGSGKKYKACCGKNE
- the hpf gene encoding ribosome hibernation-promoting factor, HPF/YfiA family, with product MKYNISGKNIELTAALENAVEEKIVKLDKYFNDSVMAQITLSVEKLSHIIEITIPFNGSVLRAEVEGKNMYNIMDDAVAVIEKQINKYKNRLRDKHRNTVSEFTPSFLEEDENDGVTLKIEKTKKFAIKPMSAEEAVLQMELVGHNFFVYLDGETEEVNVVYKRKNGTYGLIEPVLE
- a CDS encoding QueT transporter family protein — translated: MMKTKITTKQLVQIALVAAIYAALTGLFMTISFTPLQLRLSEIMVFLAYFNPLATIGLTLGCFLANLLFSPTPVLDCIFGTLATLISVGAISYTAKIFKGSKKGIWVASIWPVVFNAIIVGAMLYFAGFSLPSEHGAVVALISSMASVGLGEFIVVMVMGIPVTLLVMNKYKKAIGQFLQA
- a CDS encoding DMT family transporter, which translates into the protein MTNTKNIPKGIGDLLLLITAIVWGGGFIGVSKSLDTLSPFYMIAIRFAIASVLMIILFWKKFKAIKKEDLLPGCMIGTFLFLGFTFQTVGALYISVGKLSFLTALNVIIVPFLTFVVFKQHIKKYNLIAGLIAVVGFGFLNLNQEAGFSIGVGELLGILCAVFFAAHITVLGQYADKMDAIVLAILQMITCCVLGFICALLFEEPPKAITMEMAIPVVYLGVFSSFCAFLCQTIGQKYTSASRAAIILCMESVFGTALSVLILKEALTLQMIIGATLILAAVITAEYMHVRSEKSETAKEQLIINNE
- a CDS encoding methyl-accepting chemotaxis protein, with amino-acid sequence MNHFKLSQLKLSRKLMLMFVLVSLIPMVLMGIFSTSSAKQSLTDLQELLLNKQLSTNIQVANRYLYNAYGDIALKDNVLVTSSGEPITSEDEMIETLGEDLDVYATLFVKNSEGFMRVNTNVLNEQGEKAINTYLDTSSAAYSTVNSGEEYVGYAKILDENYFTIYEPLKDSNGTIIGILFLGVATKDSLAVISSSIQSSTLSIAIGIIFTCLLGLIIAILLSRSITKPIQIVINHAKKIASYEIGESLPDTYITRPDEVGDLARATIDIQDNLKNMVQEIKGVSKMVADSSTQLSVNSSETSVATDEIARSTTEIAQGASDQASSTTEGLNKLKDLGDLLDQDSHSVDALNELSEKISALTTTGLSIIETLTAKTSESNAHVSDVYASIMKTNESSSQIGEVSNLITSISSQTNLLALNASIEAARAGEHGRGFAVVAEEIRKLAEQTAASTKMIDALVVTLQADASNAVATTSKVKETLAIQSESVITTETKYKEIANAIQESTKMAELLHHSSELLTTKKNELYETMHDLALVAQSNAAATEEASACIEEQSASILELLNSSKTLAELSHSLHKLIERFKL
- a CDS encoding endo-1,4-beta-xylanase; its protein translation is MNKKAKKLGLFTAALLTATSSMPLSLYTNINPTNIYASTLSDTSFNFDFETDEEGWGPRGDETVAIATDAAYKGSQSLKVTSRKSSWNGPSCNITSLLQEGKTYRFSAWVMYNDTTASNTQTLTLSLACTPTGSSETYKNIVSKSATKGNWTLLEGTYTYTGGMDAVKLYVEGGTMDFYIDNVTVQALEDAKIETDIPSIKEAYNSYFKFGTAITANTLSQSNKDLILKHFDSLTCGNEMKPDAILDHGATVAYMEATGDQTSPQISLTQAAPILNFARDNHIPMRGHVLVWHAQTPRWFFAENYSTNSNAPLVSKEVMLQRLENYIKTVFETLEAKYPDIEFYSWDVVNEAIDPSTSNGYRNPGTVASTTTSLWMQVIGEDFIPKAFEYARKYAPSGTLLAYNDYNECESGKSKYIYELCKKLVANGTLDVIGMQQHNNMYSPSVSEFETAVRKYASLGVKIEVTELDITTTDLSTSGFTAQGTRYKAFMDVLKKLKKEGIDINAAVVWGTIDSESWRSSQAPLLFDANFKAKPAFWGVIGDTTPVDPVDPVDPVDPVDPVDPVDPVDPVDPVDPVDPVDPSETVVPIVTVKNQIGGSIAQQYTVTASGTAPLDLSLLKIRYYYTKDGNTPQSFWCDTAGITLNKAPWYVNYTSSVKGTFNDGYLEISFKDAVTLSPSEAGLKFDIRFNQQDWSSYTNFKAGAIEIVYDGITIK